From Rutidosis leptorrhynchoides isolate AG116_Rl617_1_P2 chromosome 3, CSIRO_AGI_Rlap_v1, whole genome shotgun sequence, a single genomic window includes:
- the LOC139898266 gene encoding protein NUCLEOLAR FACTOR 1, whose product MAKPRFGRKRGSIGSKSNESTQYKRPRRNKQIEDEKFLNNDSSSPSDSGVLSEEQSDIASEEEQEEVAIHKEPSMYDNLLKTLGSANESIADAYKWRKRAEEGKSDTDEDKENDMGSLGDSEEDEDESESGSECGDLDPSDLSMGKPSDDADGDDDDDETSDMDGDEVTENDHSVSIESESSSSFSTHLNYKLSKEEIESLSTKKGKYKWEVVAANCKWVSTKELRLEDSYMNAPYGLNSKLYDHWLDIYKASGGNDLHSSRQRSFFTLCNSYRDILHHNKKPFYLKGKEEDKSIMDAYLLHSLNHVFKTRDIVTKNDKKLAKIEESKDEEVVVGEDFRDQGFTRPKILILLPFASFAYRVVNRLIQLTPPGNKVNVDHIGRFTDEFGAGLSNDPEDKDGLSNPWKKSKPVDHQSIFGGKNIDDFVVGIKFTKKTVKLYSDFYTSDIIIASPLGLILKMEAAESKKEKDVDYLSSIEVLIVDHADVIAKQNWSHVNTVVEQLNRLPSKQRTDIMRIRPWYLDEQARFYRQTIILGSHTNPDINLLYNNLCLNYEGRVKLSCEHKGVLPKVLLQVRQIYERFDTESIVESDDARLDYFKKKVFPKIKDSVQGGIMIFISSYFEYVQIRSFLMSQDASMCLLQESMAQSDISRSRVWFFQGKKKIMLYTERCHFYNRYKIRGIQNLIIYSLPERKEYYPEIVNMLEGSNSMNCTVLFSRFDLLRLERIVGTAPAKRMMTSDKRIFTFC is encoded by the exons ATGGCTAAACCTAGGTTTGGTAGAAAACGAG GATCCATTGGTTCAAAATCAAATGAATCCACGCAGTATAAGCGCCCTAGACGAAATAAACAGATTGAAGATGAGAAATTTTTAAATAATGATTCATCTTCTCCAAGTGATTCAG GTGTTTTATCCGAGGAACAATCGGATATTGCCTCAGAAGAGGAACAAGAAGAAGTGGCAATTCACAAAGAACCATCAATGTATGATAATTTGTTGAAGACACTTGGGTCAGCTAATGAATCGATTGCTGATGCTTACAAATGGAG AAAACGTGCAGAAGAAGGTAAAAGTGACACCGATGAAGATAAGGAAAATGATATGGGATCATTAGGCGAttctgaagaagatgaagatg AGTCTGAAAGTGGGTCTGAATGTGGCGATTTGGATCCAAGTGATCTTTCTATGGGAAAACCTAGTGACGAtgctgatggtgatgatgatgatgatgagacatCTGATATGGATGGAGATGAAGTAACAGAGAACGATCATTCTGTTTCAATTGAATCTGAAAGCTCAAG TTCGTTCTCTACTCACCTAAACTACAAGTTATCGAAAGAAGAAATTGAAAGTCTATCAACTAAAAAAGGGAAATATAAATGGGAAGTTGTTGCTGCTAACTGCAAGTGGGTATCAACTAAAGAGCTGCGTTTAGAG GATTCATACATGAATGCTCCTTATGGTTTAAATTCAAAATTATACGATCATTGGTTAGACATTTACAAGGCGTCTGGAGGGAATGATCTTCATTCATCAAGACAAAGATCATTTTTTACTCTTT GTAACAGCTATCGAGACATATTGCACCACAACAAAAAACCGTTTTATCTTAAAGGCAAAGAAGAAGACAAGAGTATCATGGATGCCTACTTGTTGCACTCG CTAAATCATGTATTTAAAACAAGAGATATTGTGACAAAGAATGATAAAAAGTTGGCGAAAATTGAAGAGTCTAAGGACGAGGAAGTTGTAGTCGGTGAGGATTTTCGTGACCAAGGGTTTACTCGTCCTAAG ATATTGATCTTATTACCGTTCGCAAGTTTTGCGTATCGTGTAGTCAATAGGCTTATTCAGCTGACTCCTCCAGGGAATAAG GTTAATGTTGACCATATTGGTCGTTTTACTGATGAATTTGGTGCTGGACTGTCTAACGATCCCGAAGATAAGGATGGTCTTTCTAACCCATGGAAAAAGTCAAAACCAGTTGACCACCAGTCAATTTTTGGAGGGAAAAACATCGATGATTTCGTGGTTGGCATCAAATTTACGAA GAAAACTGTGAAGTTGTATAGTGATTTTTATACATCAGACATTATTATTGCTTCTCCTCTCGGTTTGATCTTG AAAATGGAGGCGGCTGAATCTAAAAAGGAAAAAGATGTGGATTATCTCTCATCTATTGAG GTGTTAATTGTTGATCATGCAGATGTTATAGCAAAGCAG AATTGGTCACATGTGAATACGGTTGTTGAGCAGTTGAATCGTTTACCTTCAAAGCAACGTACTGATATAATGCGCATAAGACCATG GTATCTTGATGAACAAGCTCGGTTTTATCGGCAGACAATCATTTTAGGATCGCATACAAATCCAG ATATAAACTTGTTGTACAACAACCTTTGCCTCAACTATGAAGGACGG GTGAAACTGTCATGCGAGCACAAAGGTGTTCTTCCAAAAGTTTTGCTTCAAGTGAGACAG ATTTATGAGCGTTTTGATACTGAATCAATAGTAGAGTCTGATGATGCACGCCTTGATTACTTTAAGAAAAAG GTCTTTCCAAAAATCAAAGATTCTGTTCAG GGTGGAATTATGATCTTTATTAGTTCATATTTTGAGTATGTTCAGATACGTAGCTTTTTGATGTCACAAGATGCATCCATGTGTCTGCTTCAAGA GTCCATGGCACAGAGTGATATATCTCGTTCACGAGTTTGGTTCTTTCAAGGAAAGAAGAAAATCATGTTGTACACTGAAAGATGCCACTTTTACAATAGATACAAG ATTCGAGGCATTCAGAATTTAATCATCTATTCTCTTCCCGAGAGGAAAGAATATTACCCAGAG ATTGTCAATATGCTTGAAGGATCAAACAGCATGAACTGCACAGTACTCTTCTCTCGCTTTGATCTTCTTCGG CTGGAGAGAATTGTTGGTACCGCACCAGCTAAGAGAATGATGACATCAGATAAACGAATCTTCACTTTCTGCTAG